One Aegilops tauschii subsp. strangulata cultivar AL8/78 chromosome 7, Aet v6.0, whole genome shotgun sequence genomic window carries:
- the LOC109760420 gene encoding BTB/POZ and MATH domain-containing protein 1-like: protein MPATKTVSRCTPVKVEDSYVFEICGYSHHKGMGIGKVIRSGSFSVGGHEWEIRFYPDGDGQHNEDHMAIYLELLSKDARVHASCDLRLVDGEGLLCSLHKTDPRMFCQNMESRFAPPIGTHFIKRGEFEASVYLHEDSLKINCAITVIKEPRVSEIKPPPRIEVPPSDIISHLGSLLEAKEKADVTFSVAGETFMAHKIILAMRSPVFEAELYGPMRETRAQLVTIQEMQPDVFKALLYFIYNDALPAAFDDLEREGHIEMVRHLLVAADRYAMERLKLLCQSLLCEDINVQTVATTLGLSDQHHCDGLKDACIEFMSTSQDMDAVVATPGYGDLKRNCPYLLVDVLERSSKLRKT, encoded by the coding sequence ATGCCGGCCACGAAAACGGTGTCGAGGTGCACACCGGTGAAAGTGGAGGACAGTTACGTGTTCGAGATCTGCGGGTACAGCCATCACAAGGGCATGGGCATCGGCAAGGTCATCCGGTCCGGCTCCTTTTCCGTCGGGGGCCATGAGTGGGAAATCCGCTTCTATCCTGATGGAGATGGGCAACACAACGAAGATCACATGGCAATTTACCTGGAGCTGTTGAGCAAGGACGCCAGGGTGCACGCATCCTGCGACCTCAGGCTGGTCGACGGCGAAGGGTTGCTGTGTTCCCTGCACAAGACAGATCCGAGGATGTTCTGCCAAAACATGGAGAGCAGGTTTGCTCCACCCATCGGCACTCATTTCATAAAAAGGGGCGAGTTCGAAGCATCGGTGTACCTTCACGAAGACAGCCTCAAGATCAACTGCGCCATCACAGTCATCAAAGAACCTCGGGTCTCTGAAATAAAACCACCCCCTAGAATCGAGGTGCCGCCTTCGGACATCATATCGCATCTCGGCAGTCTGTTAGAAGCAAAGGAGAAGGCAGATGTCACATTCAGTGTTGCAGGAGAGACTTTCATGGCACACAAGATCATCCTCGCCATGCGGTCGCCTGTGTTTGAAGCGGAGCTCTATGGGCCGATGAGGGAGACGAGGGCACAGCTCGTGACCATCCAAGAGATGCAGCCTGATGTCTTCAAGGCATTGCTCTATTTCATCTATAATGATGCATTGCCAGCTGCTTTTGATGATCTTGAGAGGGAAGGTCATATTGAAATGGTTCGGCACTTGCTCGTGGCCGCGGATCGATATGCCATGGAGAGGCTAAAGCTGTTATGTCAAAGCCTCCTTTGCGAGGATATTAACGTGCAGACCGTGGCAACCACGTTGGGCTTGTCTGATCAACATCACTGCGATGGGCTTAAGGATGCTTGCATTGAATTTATGTCCACTTCACAGGATATGGATGCTGTGGTGGCAACCCCTGGTTATGGAGATCTCAAAAGAAATTGCCCTTATCTCTTGGTGGATGTATTGGAGAGGTCTAGTAAGCTTCGCAAAACATAG